A window of the Diospyros lotus cultivar Yz01 unplaced genomic scaffold, ASM1463336v1 superscaf1, whole genome shotgun sequence genome harbors these coding sequences:
- the LOC127792927 gene encoding uncharacterized protein LOC127792927 isoform X9, which produces MQHDTQAILCHNSDCREKPNESHNALASNNTNQHLGEGDRCLVERADINSISTNKHDDRAQVDINSCNVGERAYRRKRRKTKPTQKVSGSVEGFPSCVPSVPDSSAGDSSLHNLDETTERKEQGGTYRRKRGKTKPTEKVSRSVEGFPSCVPSVPDSSAGDSSLHNLDETTERKEQGGTYRRKRGKTKPTEKVSGSVEGFPSCVTSVPDSSAGDSSLHNLDETTERKEQGGTYRRKRGKTKPTEKVLGSVEGFPSCVTSVPDSSAGDSSLHNLDETTERKERGGTYRRKRGKTKPTEKVLGSVEGSPSSVTSVPDSSAGDSSLHGCIEKMMGEVVGGHGTPFLAVGVISPEKASSECPNSKPAYREQEQKIQTENLEETINRQTLVEDVSHVGLPEKCFEKGNMDNLGVKRNAILDVQSPKEICHKSTTSNEVCGGGDPSVEKLESENLVIQHRVKDEMPSSLQLDDINSAVNEKGGLQQRLQLSPEGAAPTNLGKKLLVLDVNGLLADIVPYVSEGYTPDTIISRKAVFKRPFCDDFLQFCFEKFHVGVWSSRTKRNVESVLDFLMGKSKQNLLFCWDQSHCTDTGFNTVENRDKPLLLKELKKLWEKHESNLPWERGEYNESNTLLLDDSPYKALKNPRHTAVFPLSYQYKDVNDNSLGPNGDLRVYLEGLALADNVQKYVELNPFGQRPITETNLSWGFYLKVIGTTSSIKQEDDTECSGCHKDLRNDRANYYRN; this is translated from the exons ATGCAGCATGATACACAAGCGATTTTATGTCACAATAGTGACTGCAGAGAGAAGCCAAATGAGAGTCATAATGCCTTAGCAAGTAATAACACTAATCAACACCTTGGGGAGGGTGATCGATGCCTTGTTGAAAGAGCTGATATCAATTCTATTTCAACTAACAAACATGATGACCGTGCTCAGGTTGATATTAACTCTTGTAATGTGGGTGAACGAGCCTAtcgaaggaaaagaagaaagactAAGCCAACACAAAAAGTGTCAGGATCCGTCGAGGGGTTTCCCTCCTGTGTACCATCTGTACCAGACAGTTCAGCTGGAGATTCTTCCTTGCATAATTTAGATGAAACAACTGAGAGGAAGGAACAAGGTGGAACCTATCGAAGGAAAAGAGGAAAGACTAAGCCAACAGAAAAAGTGTCAAGATCCGTCGAGGGGTTTCCCTCCTGTGTACCATCTGTACCAGACAGTTCAGCTGGAGATTCTTCCTTGCATAATTTAGATGAAACAACTGAGAGGAAGGAACAAG GTGGAACCTATCGAAGGAAAAGAGGAAAGACTAAGCCAACAGAAAAAGTGTCAGGATCCGTCGAGGGGTTTCCCTCCTGTGTAACATCTGTACCAGACAGTTCAGCTGGAGATTCTTCCTTGCATAATTTAGATGAAACAACTGAGAGGAAGGAACAAGGTGGAACCTATCGAAGGAAAAGAGGAAAGACTAAGCCAACAGAAAAAGTGTTAGGATCCGTCGAGGGGTTTCCCTCCTGTGTAACATCTGTACCAGACAGTTCAGCTGGAGATTCTTCCTTGCATAATTTAGATGAAACAACTGAGAGGAAGGAACGAGGTGGAACCTATCGAAGGAAAAGAGGAAAGACTAAGCCAACAGAAAAAGTGTTAGGATCCGTCGAGGGGTCTCCCTCCTCTGTAACATCTGTACCAGACAGTTCAGCTGGAGATTCTTCCTTGCATGGCTGTATAGAGAAAATGATGGGGGAAGTGGTAGGAGGACATGGTACACCATTTTTGGCTGTAGGAGTTATCTCACCAGAAAAAGCTTCTAGTGAATGTCCAAATAGCAAACCTGCATATAGGGAACAAGAGCAAAAAATTCAGACGGAAAACTTGGAAGAGACTATTAACAGGCAAACTTTGGTGGAGGATGTGTCACATGTTGGTCTTCctgaaaaatgttttgaaaaggGTAACATGGATAACCTAGGTGTCAAGCGGAATGCAATACTTGATGTGCAATCTCCAAAAGAAATTTGTCATAAATCCACAACATCCAATGAAGTATGTGGTGGTGGTGATCCTTCTGTTGAGAAACTAGAGTCTGAAAATTTGGTAATACAACACAGGGTAAAAGATGAAATGCCTTCATCATTGCAGTTGGATGATATTAATTCAGCTGTTAATGAAAAGGGAGGGCTTCAACAGAGGTTGCAGTTGTCGCCCGAAGGAGCAGCTCCTACCAATTTGGGAAAAAAGCTTCTCGTTCTTGATGTAAATGGACTGCTGGCTGATATTGTTCCTTATGTATCTGAAGGATATACACCAGACACAATAATATCAAGGAAAGCAG TATTCAAGAGGCCCTTTTGCGATGATTTTTTGCAATTTTGCTTTGAGAAATTTCATGTGGGTGTCTGGTCATCAAGGACCAA GAGGAATGTGGAATCAGTTCTTGattttctcatgggaaaatccAAGCAGAATTTGCTTTTCTGTTGG GACCAGTCTCACTGTACAGATACGGGTTTCAATACAGTTGAGAACAGAGACAAGCCTCTGCTTTTGAAAGAACTGAAGAAATTATGGGAAAAGCATGAATCAAATCTTCCATGGGAGAGGGGAGAATATAATGAATCAAACACACTACTGTTGGATGATTCTCCCTACAAGGCCTTGAAGAATCCT CGCCATACAGCCGTCTTCCCTCTTTCATACCAGTACAAGGACGTAAATGATAATTCTTTAG GACCTAATGGTGACCTTCGGGTTTATCTGGAAGGATTAGCGTTGGCTGACAATGTCCAAAAATACGTAGAGCTGAATCCATTTGGCCAACGGCCTATCACGGAGACGAATTTATCTTGGGGTTTTTATCTTAAGGTTATTGGGACCACCTcatccataaagcaagaagatgATACTGAATGTTCTGGTTGTCATAAAGATTTGCGGAATGACCGTGCAAATTATTACCGAAACTAA
- the LOC127792927 gene encoding uncharacterized protein LOC127792927 isoform X8, whose protein sequence is MQHDTQAILCHNSDCREKPNESHNALASNNTNQHLGEGDRCLVERADINSISTNKHDDRAQVDINSCNVGERAYRRKRRKTKPTQKVSGSVEGFPSCVPSVPDSSAGDSSLHNLDETTERKEQGGTYRRKRGKTKPTEKVSGSVEGFPSCVTSVPDSSAGDSSLHNLDETTERKEQGGTYRRKRGKTKPTEKVSGSVEGFPSCVTSVPDSSAGDSSLHNLDETTERKEQGGTYRRKRGKTKPTEKVLGSVEGFPSCVTSVPDSSAGDSSLHNLDETTERKERGGTYRRKRGKTKPTEKVLGSVEGSPSSVTSVPDSSAGDSSLHGCIEKMMGEVVGGHGTPFLAVGVISPEKASSECPNSKPAYREQEQKIQTENLEETINRQTLVEDVSHVGLPEKCFEKGNMDNLGVKRNAILDVQSPKEICHKSTTSNEVCGGGDPSVEKLESENLVIQHRVKDEMPSSLQLDDINSAVNEKGGLQQRLQLSPEGAAPTNLGKKLLVLDVNGLLADIVPYVSEGYTPDTIISRKAVFKRPFCDDFLQFCFEKFHVGVWSSRTKRNVESVLDFLMGKSKQNLLFCWDQSHCTDTGFNTVENRDKPLLLKELKKLWEKHESNLPWERGEYNESNTLLLDDSPYKALKNPRHTAVFPLSYQYKDVNDNSLGPNGDLRVYLEGLALADNVQKYVELNPFGQRPITETNLSWGFYLKVIGTTSSIKQEDDTECSGCHKDLRNDRANYYRN, encoded by the exons ATGCAGCATGATACACAAGCGATTTTATGTCACAATAGTGACTGCAGAGAGAAGCCAAATGAGAGTCATAATGCCTTAGCAAGTAATAACACTAATCAACACCTTGGGGAGGGTGATCGATGCCTTGTTGAAAGAGCTGATATCAATTCTATTTCAACTAACAAACATGATGACCGTGCTCAGGTTGATATTAACTCTTGTAATGTGGGTGAACGAGCCTAtcgaaggaaaagaagaaagactAAGCCAACACAAAAAGTGTCAGGATCCGTCGAGGGGTTTCCCTCCTGTGTACCATCTGTACCAGACAGTTCAGCTGGAGATTCTTCCTTGCATAATTTAGATGAAACAACTGAGAGGAAGGAACAAG GTGGAACCTATCGAAGGAAAAGAGGAAAGACTAAGCCAACAGAAAAAGTGTCAGGATCCGTCGAGGGGTTTCCCTCCTGTGTAACATCTGTACCAGACAGTTCAGCTGGAGATTCTTCCTTGCATAATTTAGATGAAACAACTGAGAGGAAGGAACAAGGTGGAACCTATCGAAGGAAAAGAGGAAAGACTAAGCCAACAGAAAAAGTGTCAGGATCCGTCGAGGGGTTTCCCTCCTGTGTAACATCTGTACCAGACAGTTCAGCTGGAGATTCTTCCTTGCATAATTTAGATGAAACAACTGAGAGGAAGGAACAAGGTGGAACCTATCGAAGGAAAAGAGGAAAGACTAAGCCAACAGAAAAAGTGTTAGGATCCGTCGAGGGGTTTCCCTCCTGTGTAACATCTGTACCAGACAGTTCAGCTGGAGATTCTTCCTTGCATAATTTAGATGAAACAACTGAGAGGAAGGAACGAGGTGGAACCTATCGAAGGAAAAGAGGAAAGACTAAGCCAACAGAAAAAGTGTTAGGATCCGTCGAGGGGTCTCCCTCCTCTGTAACATCTGTACCAGACAGTTCAGCTGGAGATTCTTCCTTGCATGGCTGTATAGAGAAAATGATGGGGGAAGTGGTAGGAGGACATGGTACACCATTTTTGGCTGTAGGAGTTATCTCACCAGAAAAAGCTTCTAGTGAATGTCCAAATAGCAAACCTGCATATAGGGAACAAGAGCAAAAAATTCAGACGGAAAACTTGGAAGAGACTATTAACAGGCAAACTTTGGTGGAGGATGTGTCACATGTTGGTCTTCctgaaaaatgttttgaaaaggGTAACATGGATAACCTAGGTGTCAAGCGGAATGCAATACTTGATGTGCAATCTCCAAAAGAAATTTGTCATAAATCCACAACATCCAATGAAGTATGTGGTGGTGGTGATCCTTCTGTTGAGAAACTAGAGTCTGAAAATTTGGTAATACAACACAGGGTAAAAGATGAAATGCCTTCATCATTGCAGTTGGATGATATTAATTCAGCTGTTAATGAAAAGGGAGGGCTTCAACAGAGGTTGCAGTTGTCGCCCGAAGGAGCAGCTCCTACCAATTTGGGAAAAAAGCTTCTCGTTCTTGATGTAAATGGACTGCTGGCTGATATTGTTCCTTATGTATCTGAAGGATATACACCAGACACAATAATATCAAGGAAAGCAG TATTCAAGAGGCCCTTTTGCGATGATTTTTTGCAATTTTGCTTTGAGAAATTTCATGTGGGTGTCTGGTCATCAAGGACCAA GAGGAATGTGGAATCAGTTCTTGattttctcatgggaaaatccAAGCAGAATTTGCTTTTCTGTTGG GACCAGTCTCACTGTACAGATACGGGTTTCAATACAGTTGAGAACAGAGACAAGCCTCTGCTTTTGAAAGAACTGAAGAAATTATGGGAAAAGCATGAATCAAATCTTCCATGGGAGAGGGGAGAATATAATGAATCAAACACACTACTGTTGGATGATTCTCCCTACAAGGCCTTGAAGAATCCT CGCCATACAGCCGTCTTCCCTCTTTCATACCAGTACAAGGACGTAAATGATAATTCTTTAG GACCTAATGGTGACCTTCGGGTTTATCTGGAAGGATTAGCGTTGGCTGACAATGTCCAAAAATACGTAGAGCTGAATCCATTTGGCCAACGGCCTATCACGGAGACGAATTTATCTTGGGGTTTTTATCTTAAGGTTATTGGGACCACCTcatccataaagcaagaagatgATACTGAATGTTCTGGTTGTCATAAAGATTTGCGGAATGACCGTGCAAATTATTACCGAAACTAA
- the LOC127792927 gene encoding uncharacterized protein LOC127792927 isoform X3 produces MQHDTQAILCHNSDCREKPNESHNALASNNTNQHLGEGDRCLVERADINSISTNKHDDRAQVDINSCNVGERAYRRKRRKTKPTQKVSGSVEGFPSCVPSVPDSSAGDSSLHNLDETTERKEQGGTYQRKRGKTKPTEKVSGSVEGFPSCVPSIPDSSAGDSSLYNLDETTERKEQGGTYRRKRGKTKPTEKVSGSVEGFPSCVTFVPDSSVGDSSLHNLDETTEKKEQGGTYRRKRGKTKPTEKVSGSVEGFPSCVTSVPDSSAGDSSLHNLDETTERKEQGGTYRRKRGKTKPTEKVSGSVEGFPSCVTSVPDSSAGDSSLHNLDETTERKEQGGTYRRKRGKTKPTEKVLGSVEGFPSCVTSVPDSSAGDSSLHNLDETTERKERGGTYRRKRGKTKPTEKVLGSVEGSPSSVTSVPDSSAGDSSLHGCIEKMMGEVVGGHGTPFLAVGVISPEKASSECPNSKPAYREQEQKIQTENLEETINRQTLVEDVSHVGLPEKCFEKGNMDNLGVKRNAILDVQSPKEICHKSTTSNEVCGGGDPSVEKLESENLVIQHRVKDEMPSSLQLDDINSAVNEKGGLQQRLQLSPEGAAPTNLGKKLLVLDVNGLLADIVPYVSEGYTPDTIISRKAVFKRPFCDDFLQFCFEKFHVGVWSSRTKRNVESVLDFLMGKSKQNLLFCWDQSHCTDTGFNTVENRDKPLLLKELKKLWEKHESNLPWERGEYNESNTLLLDDSPYKALKNPRHTAVFPLSYQYKDVNDNSLGPNGDLRVYLEGLALADNVQKYVELNPFGQRPITETNLSWGFYLKVIGTTSSIKQEDDTECSGCHKDLRNDRANYYRN; encoded by the exons ATGCAGCATGATACACAAGCGATTTTATGTCACAATAGTGACTGCAGAGAGAAGCCAAATGAGAGTCATAATGCCTTAGCAAGTAATAACACTAATCAACACCTTGGGGAGGGTGATCGATGCCTTGTTGAAAGAGCTGATATCAATTCTATTTCAACTAACAAACATGATGACCGTGCTCAGGTTGATATTAACTCTTGTAATGTGGGTGAACGAGCCTAtcgaaggaaaagaagaaagactAAGCCAACACAAAAAGTGTCAGGATCCGTCGAGGGGTTTCCCTCCTGTGTACCATCTGTACCAGACAGTTCAGCTGGAGATTCTTCCTTGCATAATTTAGATGAAACAACTGAGAGGAAGGAACAAG GTGGAACCTATCAAAGGAAAAGAGGAAAGACTAAGCCAACAGAAAAAGTGTCAGGATCCGTCGAGGGGTTTCCCTCCTGTGTACCATCTATACCAGATAGTTCAGCTGGAGATTCTTCCTTGTATAATTTAGATGAAACAACTGAGAGGAAGGAACAAGGTGGAACCTATCGAAGGAAAAGAGGAAAGACTAAGCCAACAGAAAAAGTGTCAGGATCCGTCGAGGGGTTTCCCTCCTGTGTAACATTTGTACCAGACAGTTCAGTTGGAGATTCTTCCTTGCATAATTTAGATGAAACAACTGAGAAGAAGGAACAAGGTGGAACCTATCGAAGGAAAAGAGGAAAGACTAAGCCAACAGAAAAAGTGTCAGGATCCGTCGAGGGGTTTCCCTCCTGTGTAACATCTGTACCAGACAGTTCAGCTGGAGATTCTTCCTTGCATAATTTAGATGAAACAACTGAGAGGAAGGAACAAGGTGGAACCTATCGAAGGAAAAGAGGAAAGACTAAGCCAACAGAAAAAGTGTCAGGATCCGTCGAGGGGTTTCCCTCCTGTGTAACATCTGTACCAGACAGTTCAGCTGGAGATTCTTCCTTGCATAATTTAGATGAAACAACTGAGAGGAAGGAACAAGGTGGAACCTATCGAAGGAAAAGAGGAAAGACTAAGCCAACAGAAAAAGTGTTAGGATCCGTCGAGGGGTTTCCCTCCTGTGTAACATCTGTACCAGACAGTTCAGCTGGAGATTCTTCCTTGCATAATTTAGATGAAACAACTGAGAGGAAGGAACGAGGTGGAACCTATCGAAGGAAAAGAGGAAAGACTAAGCCAACAGAAAAAGTGTTAGGATCCGTCGAGGGGTCTCCCTCCTCTGTAACATCTGTACCAGACAGTTCAGCTGGAGATTCTTCCTTGCATGGCTGTATAGAGAAAATGATGGGGGAAGTGGTAGGAGGACATGGTACACCATTTTTGGCTGTAGGAGTTATCTCACCAGAAAAAGCTTCTAGTGAATGTCCAAATAGCAAACCTGCATATAGGGAACAAGAGCAAAAAATTCAGACGGAAAACTTGGAAGAGACTATTAACAGGCAAACTTTGGTGGAGGATGTGTCACATGTTGGTCTTCctgaaaaatgttttgaaaaggGTAACATGGATAACCTAGGTGTCAAGCGGAATGCAATACTTGATGTGCAATCTCCAAAAGAAATTTGTCATAAATCCACAACATCCAATGAAGTATGTGGTGGTGGTGATCCTTCTGTTGAGAAACTAGAGTCTGAAAATTTGGTAATACAACACAGGGTAAAAGATGAAATGCCTTCATCATTGCAGTTGGATGATATTAATTCAGCTGTTAATGAAAAGGGAGGGCTTCAACAGAGGTTGCAGTTGTCGCCCGAAGGAGCAGCTCCTACCAATTTGGGAAAAAAGCTTCTCGTTCTTGATGTAAATGGACTGCTGGCTGATATTGTTCCTTATGTATCTGAAGGATATACACCAGACACAATAATATCAAGGAAAGCAG TATTCAAGAGGCCCTTTTGCGATGATTTTTTGCAATTTTGCTTTGAGAAATTTCATGTGGGTGTCTGGTCATCAAGGACCAA GAGGAATGTGGAATCAGTTCTTGattttctcatgggaaaatccAAGCAGAATTTGCTTTTCTGTTGG GACCAGTCTCACTGTACAGATACGGGTTTCAATACAGTTGAGAACAGAGACAAGCCTCTGCTTTTGAAAGAACTGAAGAAATTATGGGAAAAGCATGAATCAAATCTTCCATGGGAGAGGGGAGAATATAATGAATCAAACACACTACTGTTGGATGATTCTCCCTACAAGGCCTTGAAGAATCCT CGCCATACAGCCGTCTTCCCTCTTTCATACCAGTACAAGGACGTAAATGATAATTCTTTAG GACCTAATGGTGACCTTCGGGTTTATCTGGAAGGATTAGCGTTGGCTGACAATGTCCAAAAATACGTAGAGCTGAATCCATTTGGCCAACGGCCTATCACGGAGACGAATTTATCTTGGGGTTTTTATCTTAAGGTTATTGGGACCACCTcatccataaagcaagaagatgATACTGAATGTTCTGGTTGTCATAAAGATTTGCGGAATGACCGTGCAAATTATTACCGAAACTAA
- the LOC127792927 gene encoding uncharacterized protein LOC127792927 isoform X10 — translation MQHDTQAILCHNSDCREKPNESHNALASNNTNQHLGEGDRCLVERADINSISTNKHDDRAQVDINSCNVGERAYRRKRRKTKPTQKVSGSVEGFPSCVPSVPDSSAGDSSLHNLDETTERKEQGGTYRRKRGKTKPTEKVSRSVEGFPSCVPSVPDSSAGDSSLHNLDETTERKEQGGTYQRKRGKTKPTEKVSGSVEGFPSCVPSIPDSSAGDSSLYNLDETTERKEQGGTYRRKRGKTKPTEKVLGSVEGSPSSVTSVPDSSAGDSSLHGCIEKMMGEVVGGHGTPFLAVGVISPEKASSECPNSKPAYREQEQKIQTENLEETINRQTLVEDVSHVGLPEKCFEKGNMDNLGVKRNAILDVQSPKEICHKSTTSNEVCGGGDPSVEKLESENLVIQHRVKDEMPSSLQLDDINSAVNEKGGLQQRLQLSPEGAAPTNLGKKLLVLDVNGLLADIVPYVSEGYTPDTIISRKAVFKRPFCDDFLQFCFEKFHVGVWSSRTKRNVESVLDFLMGKSKQNLLFCWDQSHCTDTGFNTVENRDKPLLLKELKKLWEKHESNLPWERGEYNESNTLLLDDSPYKALKNPRHTAVFPLSYQYKDVNDNSLGPNGDLRVYLEGLALADNVQKYVELNPFGQRPITETNLSWGFYLKVIGTTSSIKQEDDTECSGCHKDLRNDRANYYRN, via the exons ATGCAGCATGATACACAAGCGATTTTATGTCACAATAGTGACTGCAGAGAGAAGCCAAATGAGAGTCATAATGCCTTAGCAAGTAATAACACTAATCAACACCTTGGGGAGGGTGATCGATGCCTTGTTGAAAGAGCTGATATCAATTCTATTTCAACTAACAAACATGATGACCGTGCTCAGGTTGATATTAACTCTTGTAATGTGGGTGAACGAGCCTAtcgaaggaaaagaagaaagactAAGCCAACACAAAAAGTGTCAGGATCCGTCGAGGGGTTTCCCTCCTGTGTACCATCTGTACCAGACAGTTCAGCTGGAGATTCTTCCTTGCATAATTTAGATGAAACAACTGAGAGGAAGGAACAAGGTGGAACCTATCGAAGGAAAAGAGGAAAGACTAAGCCAACAGAAAAAGTGTCAAGATCCGTCGAGGGGTTTCCCTCCTGTGTACCATCTGTACCAGACAGTTCAGCTGGAGATTCTTCCTTGCATAATTTAGATGAAACAACTGAGAGGAAGGAACAAGGTGGAACCTATCAAAGGAAAAGAGGAAAGACTAAGCCAACAGAAAAAGTGTCAGGATCCGTCGAGGGGTTTCCCTCCTGTGTACCATCTATACCAGATAGTTCAGCTGGAGATTCTTCCTTGTATAATTTAGATGAAACAACTGAGAGGAAGGAACAAG GTGGAACCTATCGAAGGAAAAGAGGAAAGACTAAGCCAACAGAAAAAGTGTTAGGATCCGTCGAGGGGTCTCCCTCCTCTGTAACATCTGTACCAGACAGTTCAGCTGGAGATTCTTCCTTGCATGGCTGTATAGAGAAAATGATGGGGGAAGTGGTAGGAGGACATGGTACACCATTTTTGGCTGTAGGAGTTATCTCACCAGAAAAAGCTTCTAGTGAATGTCCAAATAGCAAACCTGCATATAGGGAACAAGAGCAAAAAATTCAGACGGAAAACTTGGAAGAGACTATTAACAGGCAAACTTTGGTGGAGGATGTGTCACATGTTGGTCTTCctgaaaaatgttttgaaaaggGTAACATGGATAACCTAGGTGTCAAGCGGAATGCAATACTTGATGTGCAATCTCCAAAAGAAATTTGTCATAAATCCACAACATCCAATGAAGTATGTGGTGGTGGTGATCCTTCTGTTGAGAAACTAGAGTCTGAAAATTTGGTAATACAACACAGGGTAAAAGATGAAATGCCTTCATCATTGCAGTTGGATGATATTAATTCAGCTGTTAATGAAAAGGGAGGGCTTCAACAGAGGTTGCAGTTGTCGCCCGAAGGAGCAGCTCCTACCAATTTGGGAAAAAAGCTTCTCGTTCTTGATGTAAATGGACTGCTGGCTGATATTGTTCCTTATGTATCTGAAGGATATACACCAGACACAATAATATCAAGGAAAGCAG TATTCAAGAGGCCCTTTTGCGATGATTTTTTGCAATTTTGCTTTGAGAAATTTCATGTGGGTGTCTGGTCATCAAGGACCAA GAGGAATGTGGAATCAGTTCTTGattttctcatgggaaaatccAAGCAGAATTTGCTTTTCTGTTGG GACCAGTCTCACTGTACAGATACGGGTTTCAATACAGTTGAGAACAGAGACAAGCCTCTGCTTTTGAAAGAACTGAAGAAATTATGGGAAAAGCATGAATCAAATCTTCCATGGGAGAGGGGAGAATATAATGAATCAAACACACTACTGTTGGATGATTCTCCCTACAAGGCCTTGAAGAATCCT CGCCATACAGCCGTCTTCCCTCTTTCATACCAGTACAAGGACGTAAATGATAATTCTTTAG GACCTAATGGTGACCTTCGGGTTTATCTGGAAGGATTAGCGTTGGCTGACAATGTCCAAAAATACGTAGAGCTGAATCCATTTGGCCAACGGCCTATCACGGAGACGAATTTATCTTGGGGTTTTTATCTTAAGGTTATTGGGACCACCTcatccataaagcaagaagatgATACTGAATGTTCTGGTTGTCATAAAGATTTGCGGAATGACCGTGCAAATTATTACCGAAACTAA